The following proteins are co-located in the Microcystis wesenbergii NRERC-220 genome:
- a CDS encoding IS630 family transposase — protein sequence MRGYAPERFVYIDEAGIDNTIDYPYGYCHKSERFEALKLGHCSERVSVISGWWRGSTIAPMVFEGYCNTELVCEWIEQLLLPELLPGQIIIIDNASFHPKERIKKLLAKAGCEVLFLPAYSPDLNKIEKFWARLKNYVSQIINDSENLVDAVSKAFRHLS from the coding sequence ATCAGAGGTTATGCCCCGGAAAGATTTGTCTATATTGATGAAGCTGGAATAGATAACACCATCGATTATCCTTATGGATATTGTCACAAATCAGAAAGATTTGAGGCTTTAAAGTTAGGTCACTGTAGCGAACGAGTTAGTGTGATCAGCGGTTGGTGGCGTGGTTCCACGATCGCGCCAATGGTGTTTGAGGGGTACTGTAATACAGAGTTGGTGTGTGAGTGGATAGAACAATTGCTATTACCCGAACTACTACCCGGTCAAATTATCATCATTGATAACGCCAGTTTTCATCCCAAAGAGAGAATCAAAAAATTGTTAGCTAAAGCGGGATGTGAAGTGCTATTTTTACCCGCCTATTCTCCAGACCTCAACAAAATTGAAAAGTTCTGGGCTAGATTGAAAAACTATGTTAGTCAGATTATCAATGATAGTGAAAACCTTGTGGATGCTGTGAGTAAAGCCTTCAGGCATCTGTCCTAA
- a CDS encoding IS630 transposase-related protein produces MAAPYSDDLRQKAVSAVERGEKKSHVCRTLNISRNTLDLWLKRKKQTGTVAAKTNYRRGPKPKIDDLEAFQKLAEQYGHLTQEKMAQKWANPVSRMRIGQALKRIGFTRKKGSSLLFMLNQQTRCQDNILLTQKFRKFLKP; encoded by the coding sequence ATGGCAGCACCCTATAGTGATGATTTAAGACAGAAAGCAGTGAGTGCCGTAGAGCGAGGGGAGAAAAAAAGCCATGTCTGTCGCACCCTCAATATTAGTCGTAATACATTAGACCTATGGCTGAAACGGAAGAAACAAACTGGGACGGTGGCCGCTAAAACTAACTATCGTCGAGGGCCGAAGCCCAAAATTGACGATTTAGAAGCCTTTCAAAAGTTGGCCGAACAATATGGGCATTTGACCCAAGAAAAAATGGCGCAAAAATGGGCTAACCCAGTCAGTAGGATGAGAATTGGTCAAGCGCTCAAAAGAATTGGATTTACTAGAAAAAAAGGCTCTTCGTTACTCTTTATGCTAAATCAACAGACAAGATGCCAAGATAACATACTTCTAACCCAAAAATTCCGAAAGTTTCTAAAGCCATAG
- a CDS encoding DUF29 domain-containing protein, translated as MITKSELYEQDFQLWLITTIGQLEQGDFQALDVSHLVEELKELGKSDKNALEENLMILLAHLLKLKVQSSVPESMKSSWYSSIVEHRERVIALLENTPSLKSHVAIAIDKTYPKGRKIAIKESKLADLGIAIPPEEAYPLDCPFSLEQILDEDFYG; from the coding sequence ATGATAACTAAATCAGAACTCTATGAACAAGATTTTCAATTATGGCTGATAACAACAATAGGTCAGTTAGAACAAGGAGATTTTCAGGCATTAGATGTATCTCATTTGGTTGAGGAGTTAAAAGAATTGGGTAAATCAGATAAAAATGCCTTGGAAGAAAATTTAATGATTTTGCTGGCTCATTTACTGAAATTAAAAGTACAATCATCTGTCCCTGAAAGCATGAAATCTAGCTGGTATAGCTCCATTGTCGAACACAGGGAACGAGTTATCGCCTTACTAGAAAACACCCCTTCTTTGAAATCTCATGTAGCAATCGCCATCGATAAAACCTATCCTAAAGGTCGCAAAATTGCCATCAAGGAAAGTAAATTGGCTGACTTGGGAATTGCGATTCCTCCAGAGGAAGCATATCCCTTAGACTGCCCTTTTTCCTTAGAACAGATTCTTGATGAAGATTTCTATGGCTGA
- a CDS encoding PEP-CTERM sorting domain-containing protein (PEP-CTERM proteins occur, often in large numbers, in the proteomes of bacteria that also encode an exosortase, a predicted intramembrane cysteine proteinase. The presence of a PEP-CTERM domain at a protein's C-terminus predicts cleavage within the sorting domain, followed by covalent anchoring to some some component of the (usually Gram-negative) cell surface. Many PEP-CTERM proteins exhibit an unusual sequence composition that includes large numbers of potential glycosylation sites. Expression of one such protein has been shown restore the ability of a bacterium to form floc, a type of biofilm.), with product MTVTTVSLTLAAASGASAATVFGFQDAYDPINWTFTNSNADGFVNTGGAPASISLTGGDNGSGFSGTTDYTTTAAAAGTVTFDWNYSTADVLVDFTCSNLPNSFCDPFVVLVNGVGTIPLNPSGGSPQSGTSTFNVLAGDSFGFRIATADNFFGRGSVTISNFSAPAPAPAPVPEPSTVLSLLVLGGLGAGLKYLNRN from the coding sequence ATGACTGTCACTACTGTTAGCCTCACCCTAGCCGCTGCTTCTGGTGCTAGTGCCGCAACAGTGTTCGGTTTCCAAGACGCTTACGATCCCATTAATTGGACATTTACCAATAGTAATGCCGACGGGTTCGTCAATACCGGCGGCGCTCCCGCGTCCATTAGCCTGACTGGGGGGGACAATGGTTCTGGCTTTTCTGGAACCACAGACTACACCACCACTGCGGCTGCGGCTGGGACGGTGACATTTGATTGGAACTATTCGACTGCGGATGTTTTGGTGGATTTTACCTGTAGCAATCTTCCTAATAGTTTCTGTGACCCTTTCGTTGTCCTCGTCAACGGGGTAGGGACTATCCCACTCAATCCTTCTGGAGGTAGCCCTCAGAGCGGGACATCGACGTTTAACGTCCTAGCTGGCGACAGTTTCGGTTTCCGTATTGCCACTGCGGATAACTTCTTCGGACGGGGTAGTGTGACGATTTCTAACTTTTCTGCCCCTGCCCCTGCCCCTGCCCCTGTTCCCGAACCCTCAACTGTGCTGAGTTTGCTGGTACTAGGAGGCTTAGGCGCTGGACTGAAGTACCTTAATCGCAATTGA
- a CDS encoding Fur family transcriptional regulator — protein MDNLEVKQKPIRCLEDAIERCQTLGMRVSRQRRYILELLWQAQEHLSAREIYDRLNLQGKNIGHTSVYQNLEALSGQGIIESVERWDGRLYGNISDSHSHVNCLDSQEIIDVHIQLPPELIKQIEASTGVKITDYRIDFYGYKQNK, from the coding sequence ATGGACAATTTGGAGGTAAAACAAAAACCGATCCGGTGTTTAGAAGATGCGATCGAAAGGTGTCAAACTTTAGGAATGCGGGTTAGTCGTCAGCGTCGCTATATTTTAGAATTGCTGTGGCAAGCGCAGGAACACCTATCAGCGCGAGAAATTTATGATCGTCTCAATCTGCAAGGAAAGAACATCGGTCATACTTCAGTGTACCAAAACCTAGAGGCTCTATCCGGTCAAGGCATTATCGAATCTGTGGAACGCTGGGACGGCAGACTCTACGGCAACATCAGCGATTCCCACAGTCACGTCAATTGTCTGGACAGTCAAGAAATCATCGATGTGCATATCCAACTTCCCCCGGAATTAATTAAACAGATTGAGGCATCGACGGGGGTAAAAATTACCGATTATCGCATCGATTTCTATGGCTATAAACAAAACAAATGA
- a CDS encoding DUF3685 domain-containing protein gives MIDRPLTLIIIDNDPIFRLGLVQALSQIENISIVTEGDLETIFALTLNPSPEIIIIDPLFDWSYCEILHSRYPESKIVLLTFPLDSRQQLIARELGIAGYIPKGTNLEQFITILGQISRDESHDVAPSPLTIATRASLAPSHWLITAGRTGLNRIESELHLIDLHLNQQSLSGFDRFYWQGRKRELLAALWLVRKLIPLEGSSYNSAAVTPPVIINNIDRELPILSRERPLCVSAVFESTLAVIRSPLINRTKISFEIDVLQDNRQRELLYLVLDEIRKNVDEMRYLQVTSGELTSRLNLIIYDIWEKVTRKFLEINASVYEEISKGRLNEIILEEREAIQTEILNKIPFALDLFSYLVYENSLTIDGVGYRANAPETIARAEILLQNLIHNLANAVTVIILNNFSEAERVKQKLYRSEFLIARKLAKIRNELSWKYRRQQYWQEPKDIFESQYQLFHYSEGQIKSLAIYSPRQEELNSLTGIPWLVSIALELRDSLSPRLRAFFRVVGKGVVYILIQVIGRGIGLVIRGVLQGVGNTWQEVKGKKGS, from the coding sequence GTGATCGATCGCCCTCTCACCCTAATTATCATCGATAATGACCCGATTTTCCGCTTGGGTCTGGTGCAGGCCTTGTCGCAGATAGAAAATATTAGTATCGTCACCGAAGGGGATTTAGAAACAATTTTCGCTTTGACTCTGAATCCCTCCCCCGAAATTATTATTATCGATCCTCTCTTTGATTGGTCCTACTGTGAAATTCTCCACTCTCGCTATCCCGAAAGTAAAATTGTTTTATTAACCTTTCCTCTCGATTCCCGACAGCAACTAATCGCCAGAGAATTAGGCATCGCTGGTTATATTCCCAAAGGCACAAACCTAGAACAATTTATCACTATTTTAGGGCAAATTTCCCGGGATGAATCCCACGATGTTGCCCCTTCTCCTCTCACCATTGCTACCCGTGCAAGTTTAGCCCCTAGTCATTGGTTAATCACTGCCGGAAGAACGGGATTAAATCGCATCGAAAGTGAATTACATTTAATTGATCTCCATCTCAATCAACAGTCTTTATCCGGCTTTGATCGCTTTTATTGGCAGGGGAGAAAACGAGAACTTTTAGCAGCCCTATGGCTAGTCAGAAAACTAATTCCCCTGGAAGGTAGCTCTTACAATTCAGCTGCAGTGACACCCCCAGTAATAATTAACAATATCGATCGAGAATTACCAATTTTAAGCCGCGAGCGTCCCCTCTGTGTTTCGGCGGTTTTTGAGTCCACTTTAGCAGTCATTCGATCGCCTTTAATTAATAGAACCAAGATTAGTTTTGAAATTGATGTTTTACAGGATAATCGGCAACGGGAATTATTGTATTTAGTTCTCGATGAAATTCGTAAAAATGTCGATGAAATGAGATATTTACAGGTTACTAGCGGCGAATTAACCAGTCGCTTAAATCTGATTATTTACGATATCTGGGAGAAAGTTACGCGTAAATTTTTAGAAATTAATGCCTCGGTTTATGAGGAAATTAGTAAAGGCAGACTTAACGAAATTATTCTGGAAGAAAGAGAGGCAATTCAAACAGAAATCCTCAATAAAATTCCTTTTGCTCTTGACTTATTTTCCTATTTAGTGTACGAAAATAGTCTAACTATTGACGGAGTAGGATACCGGGCTAATGCTCCTGAAACCATCGCCAGAGCCGAAATTCTCCTGCAAAATCTCATTCATAATCTTGCCAATGCAGTGACAGTAATTATTCTCAATAACTTCTCGGAAGCCGAAAGAGTCAAACAAAAACTTTACCGTTCAGAATTTCTCATCGCCAGAAAATTAGCTAAAATCCGCAATGAATTATCTTGGAAATACCGACGGCAACAATACTGGCAAGAACCCAAAGATATCTTTGAAAGTCAATATCAATTATTTCACTATAGCGAGGGACAAATCAAATCTCTGGCCATTTATTCCCCCCGACAGGAAGAATTAAACAGTTTAACAGGCATACCCTGGTTAGTTTCGATCGCCTTAGAATTAAGAGACTCTTTATCCCCTCGTTTGCGCGCTTTTTTTCGGGTGGTGGGTAAGGGAGTAGTCTATATCCTTATCCAAGTTATCGGTAGGGGTATTGGGTTAGTAATTCGCGGGGTTTTACAGGGAGTCGGTAACACTTGGCAGGAAGTCAAAGGTAAAAAGGGATCATGA
- the lysS gene encoding lysine--tRNA ligase: MASQAQNPENHPSSTLEEIRAARLEKVAGLQKAGLNPYAYQWKSTAHAQQLQEQYADLAPGEEISAEVAIAGRIIARRIMGKLAFFNLQDETGTIQLYLDKKRISETMAAVPNAFNTVIKLTDTGDILGAKGTIKRTERGELSIYVNEYEILTKSLLPLPDKWHGLTDVEKRYRQRYVDLIVNPEVRQTFRRRAQITAAIRRYLDQEGFIEIETPVLQSEAGGADARPFITYHNTLEMELYLRIATELHLKRLIVGGFEKVFELGRIFRNEGVSTKHNPEFTSIEIYQAYADYYDMMELTENIIVNAAQDVLGTLKITYQDREIDLTPPWRRVTMHELVQEITGVDLNSFEDFESARIAAENAGIGVPEDCKTIGKLLNEAFEQKVEETLIQPTFVLDFPVEISPLAKPHRSKTDLVERFELYVVGRELANSFSELTDPIDQRQRLEAQALKKAAGDLEAQGVDEDFLTALEYGMPPTGGLGIGIDRLIMLLTDSASIRDVIAFPLLKSQSTAIKSFDYDEEKKILKVEFNHGGIYLYHDLPLAVYKDFQSAPSKGQFFVGQIRDKYSFDKEL; encoded by the coding sequence ATGGCATCTCAAGCACAAAATCCTGAAAATCACCCCTCCTCTACCCTCGAAGAAATCCGGGCCGCTCGTTTAGAAAAAGTGGCAGGATTGCAAAAAGCTGGCTTAAATCCCTACGCTTACCAGTGGAAATCCACTGCTCACGCTCAACAATTACAAGAGCAGTACGCTGACTTAGCACCGGGGGAAGAAATTAGCGCTGAAGTAGCAATTGCTGGTCGGATTATTGCCCGAAGAATTATGGGTAAACTAGCCTTTTTTAACCTGCAAGATGAAACGGGAACGATTCAATTATACCTCGATAAAAAACGCATTAGTGAAACCATGGCCGCTGTGCCGAATGCCTTTAACACGGTGATTAAACTAACCGATACGGGGGATATTTTAGGAGCAAAAGGCACAATTAAACGCACAGAACGCGGGGAATTATCTATCTATGTAAACGAGTACGAAATTCTCACCAAATCCCTCTTACCTCTCCCGGATAAATGGCACGGTTTAACCGATGTAGAAAAACGTTATCGACAAAGATATGTGGATTTAATTGTTAATCCCGAAGTGCGACAAACTTTTCGCCGTCGCGCCCAAATTACCGCTGCCATTCGCAGATATTTAGACCAAGAAGGTTTTATTGAAATTGAAACTCCCGTGCTACAAAGTGAAGCGGGAGGAGCCGATGCTAGACCGTTTATCACCTATCATAATACGCTGGAGATGGAGTTATATCTCCGCATTGCCACCGAGTTACATCTAAAAAGATTAATAGTGGGTGGTTTTGAAAAAGTCTTCGAGTTAGGCAGAATTTTTCGCAATGAAGGGGTTTCTACTAAACACAACCCCGAGTTTACTTCCATCGAAATCTATCAGGCCTATGCCGATTATTATGACATGATGGAGTTAACCGAAAACATTATTGTTAATGCCGCACAAGATGTTTTAGGTACGCTGAAAATCACCTATCAAGACAGGGAAATTGACCTAACTCCTCCTTGGCGACGAGTGACCATGCACGAATTAGTCCAAGAAATAACCGGGGTTGACTTGAATAGTTTTGAGGATTTCGAGTCGGCTCGTATTGCCGCAGAAAATGCCGGCATTGGCGTTCCAGAGGACTGTAAAACCATCGGTAAGCTCCTAAATGAAGCTTTTGAACAAAAAGTCGAAGAAACCCTAATACAGCCCACTTTTGTGCTAGATTTTCCCGTGGAAATTTCGCCTTTAGCTAAACCTCATCGCTCAAAAACTGACCTCGTAGAAAGATTTGAATTATATGTGGTTGGACGGGAATTAGCTAATAGTTTTTCTGAGTTAACCGATCCCATCGATCAACGGCAAAGATTAGAAGCACAGGCACTCAAAAAAGCGGCTGGAGATTTGGAAGCGCAGGGAGTTGATGAGGACTTTTTAACCGCTTTAGAATACGGAATGCCCCCCACGGGAGGCTTAGGAATTGGCATCGATCGCCTGATCATGTTATTAACTGATTCTGCCAGTATTCGCGATGTGATTGCTTTCCCCTTATTAAAAAGTCAAAGTACAGCGATTAAATCTTTTGACTACGATGAGGAAAAAAAAATTCTGAAAGTGGAATTTAATCACGGTGGTATCTATCTTTATCATGATCTACCTTTGGCAGTATATAAAGATTTTCAGTCTGCACCATCGAAAGGACAGTTTTTTGTCGGACAAATTCGCGATAAATACAGTTTTGACAAGGAATTGTAA
- a CDS encoding TIGR04376 family protein, with the protein MGNLFDDVSRFLETQLEEFLRSHPQLELQALVEQLREQERDTAKLISALENERQRLEQQILATAQDIQTWHARIDKAKAAGRQDLLKAASEREAALFREGNQLWGRMEGVKKRLTQSQELLQQIQQRRQEVQIKAEKAPKNQSRDWETTFWDQPQESDYQRSNYDNLDLKFKEWEMEEELKKLKREMGR; encoded by the coding sequence ATGGGCAATCTATTTGATGATGTCAGTCGCTTTCTTGAAACCCAACTGGAAGAATTTCTCAGAAGTCATCCCCAATTAGAATTACAGGCGCTGGTGGAACAACTGCGCGAACAGGAGCGCGATACTGCTAAACTGATTAGCGCCCTAGAAAATGAGCGTCAACGTCTCGAACAGCAAATTTTGGCCACTGCCCAAGATATCCAAACTTGGCACGCTAGAATTGATAAGGCTAAGGCCGCTGGACGGCAGGACTTGCTGAAGGCTGCTAGTGAACGCGAGGCAGCCCTCTTCCGTGAGGGTAATCAACTTTGGGGACGGATGGAAGGGGTGAAAAAACGTCTGACTCAATCCCAAGAGTTACTGCAACAGATCCAACAACGTCGTCAAGAAGTGCAAATTAAAGCCGAAAAAGCCCCTAAAAATCAGTCGCGTGACTGGGAAACCACTTTTTGGGATCAACCCCAAGAATCGGACTATCAGCGCTCGAACTACGATAATCTCGATCTAAAATTTAAAGAATGGGAAATGGAAGAAGAATTGAAAAAATTAAAGCGAGAAATGGGACGATAA
- a CDS encoding alpha/beta fold hydrolase produces MTTSPAWTERIGYQRDWVWRGWQIRYSFMPAKNPQDADNPPLILLHGFGAAIEHWRHNIPILSQNHRVYAVDLLGFGGSRKVQVPYTVNLWVEQIHDFWQTFINRPVVLVGNSIGSLVSMALGGKYPEMVAGLVMLSLPDVSRRREMIADWLLNIVTPIENFFTSPWLLKPIFYYLRRPQVLKKWTGIAYEDKKAVSEELVQIIAAPTLDEGAAEAFISLAQAVNHPEYCPPAKLILPRLQIPILLCWGKQDRMVPVQLAPGFVSLNPRIKYVEFERAGHCLQDECPDRFNPILLEWLESVPVL; encoded by the coding sequence GTGACAACTTCACCAGCTTGGACAGAACGCATCGGTTATCAACGGGATTGGGTGTGGCGCGGTTGGCAAATTCGTTATAGTTTTATGCCGGCAAAAAACCCCCAAGATGCCGATAATCCCCCTTTAATTTTACTGCACGGATTTGGAGCGGCGATCGAACATTGGCGCCATAATATTCCTATTCTCAGCCAAAATCATCGAGTTTACGCGGTAGATTTATTAGGTTTTGGTGGTTCGCGCAAAGTGCAGGTTCCCTATACCGTTAATCTCTGGGTGGAACAGATACACGATTTCTGGCAAACTTTTATCAATAGACCGGTGGTATTAGTGGGAAATTCGATCGGTTCTTTAGTTAGTATGGCCCTAGGGGGTAAATACCCAGAAATGGTAGCCGGATTAGTTATGCTCAGTTTACCCGATGTCAGCCGTCGGCGGGAAATGATCGCCGATTGGTTATTAAATATCGTCACTCCCATCGAAAACTTTTTCACTTCTCCTTGGCTATTAAAACCGATTTTTTACTATCTGCGTCGTCCGCAAGTCTTGAAAAAATGGACAGGAATCGCCTACGAAGACAAGAAAGCAGTCAGCGAGGAATTAGTACAAATTATCGCCGCCCCAACCCTAGATGAGGGGGCAGCCGAGGCCTTTATTTCCCTAGCACAAGCTGTCAATCATCCCGAATATTGTCCACCAGCAAAGTTAATTTTACCACGCTTACAAATCCCGATTTTATTATGTTGGGGCAAGCAAGATCGCATGGTTCCCGTCCAGTTAGCTCCAGGTTTTGTCTCCCTTAATCCTAGGATTAAATATGTAGAATTTGAACGGGCCGGTCATTGTTTACAGGATGAATGTCCTGACCGTTTTAACCCAATTTTATTAGAGTGGCTAGAATCTGTTCCTGTTCTTTGA